A window of the Branchiibius hedensis genome harbors these coding sequences:
- a CDS encoding TIGR03084 family metal-binding protein encodes MNTVDHLSAEGDDLAALVRDLTTAEWQRPTPAAGWSIAHQIGHLAWTDEVALAAVTDPDAFAEVVAQGAADPLHFTDTTAAARAELPAAQLLSQWQDGRAKLAEALTALPDDTSIGWFGPPMKPRSMATARLMETWAHGQDVADALGVRRVPTDRLRDIAHLGVRTRAFAYAINQLELPAAEPRIELTAPSGALWTWGPDTAEDRITGPAEDFCLAVTQRRELPELALVATPGAATEWLTIAQAFAGAPKAAVRAAHTREVTR; translated from the coding sequence ATGAACACCGTGGATCACCTCAGCGCCGAGGGCGACGATCTGGCGGCGTTGGTTCGCGATCTGACCACCGCCGAATGGCAGCGGCCAACCCCAGCGGCCGGCTGGAGCATTGCCCACCAGATCGGCCACCTCGCCTGGACCGACGAGGTCGCGCTGGCCGCGGTCACCGATCCAGACGCCTTCGCCGAGGTCGTGGCGCAGGGCGCCGCCGACCCCCTGCACTTCACGGACACGACCGCCGCCGCGCGAGCCGAACTGCCTGCCGCACAACTGCTTTCGCAGTGGCAGGATGGCCGGGCAAAGCTGGCCGAGGCACTCACCGCTCTCCCAGACGACACCAGCATCGGGTGGTTCGGTCCCCCGATGAAGCCGCGCTCGATGGCCACCGCCCGACTGATGGAGACGTGGGCGCACGGTCAGGACGTGGCCGATGCACTCGGCGTACGTCGAGTGCCCACCGACCGCTTGCGGGATATAGCTCACCTGGGTGTCCGCACCCGTGCCTTCGCCTACGCGATCAACCAGCTGGAACTTCCCGCTGCTGAACCGCGCATCGAGCTGACGGCCCCCTCGGGTGCGTTGTGGACCTGGGGACCGGACACCGCCGAGGATCGGATCACCGGACCGGCTGAGGACTTCTGCCTGGCGGTCACCCAACGCCGCGAGCTGCCCGAACTGGCCCTGGTCGCCACCCCGGGCGCGGCGACCGAGTGGCTCACTATCGCGCAGGCGTTCGCCGGCGCACCGAAGGCGGCGGTCCGCGCCGCACACACCAGAGAGGTGACCCGATGA
- a CDS encoding acyclic terpene utilization AtuA family protein, whose translation MTDALRVGNCSGFYGDRISAMREMLEGGPLDVLTGDYLAELTMLILGRDKAKDASLGYAKTFLRQLEECLGLAIDKGVQIVSNAGGQNPAGLAAAIHELSERLGVGATVAYVDGDDVTARAAELGLPESLAANAYLGAFGIAEGVRSGANVVISGRVTDASVIIGPAIARFDWGREDYDALAGATVAGHIIECGTQATGGNFAFFTEIADLLHPGFPIAEIRADGSSVITKHPGTAGAVTVDTVTAQLLYEIGGERYYGPDVTTRLDSIRLSQEAPDRVLVDGVTGEAPPATLKVSCNALGGFRNQVAMVLTGLDIDAKADLARRGFEQALKTQPAQIDWELTKTAVADADTEEGASAKLIVTARDKDPKVVGRAFSNAGVEIALASYPGFHSMTPPADATAYGVFTPGFIPQEEVDHRVTLPDGTQLTIEAPGDYLTETAIEAPATGPAPAGDTVRAPLGRVAGARSGDKGGSANIGVWARDDAGFAWLAEALTTDTLRELLPETADLAIHRTVFPNLRAVNFLIEDLLGEGVAYQARFDPQAKGLGEWLRGRYLDIPTALLPQEGH comes from the coding sequence ATGACCGACGCCCTGCGAGTGGGCAACTGCTCCGGCTTCTACGGCGACCGGATCAGTGCCATGCGCGAGATGCTCGAAGGCGGGCCCCTCGACGTACTCACCGGCGACTATCTGGCCGAGTTGACCATGCTGATCCTGGGCCGCGACAAGGCCAAGGACGCCTCGCTCGGCTACGCCAAGACATTCCTGCGGCAGCTCGAGGAGTGCCTCGGTCTGGCCATCGACAAGGGCGTCCAGATCGTCAGCAACGCGGGCGGACAGAACCCGGCCGGGCTGGCGGCCGCGATCCATGAGCTATCCGAGCGGCTGGGCGTGGGCGCAACCGTCGCGTACGTCGATGGCGACGACGTGACCGCCCGTGCCGCCGAGCTTGGGTTGCCTGAGTCGCTGGCTGCGAACGCCTATCTCGGCGCCTTCGGGATCGCCGAAGGGGTGCGCTCGGGTGCCAACGTCGTGATCAGCGGCCGGGTCACCGACGCCTCGGTCATCATCGGTCCGGCGATCGCCCGATTCGATTGGGGCCGTGAGGATTACGATGCTCTGGCCGGTGCCACCGTGGCAGGCCACATCATTGAGTGCGGCACCCAGGCCACCGGCGGCAACTTCGCCTTCTTCACCGAGATCGCCGATCTGCTGCATCCCGGCTTCCCCATCGCGGAGATCCGCGCCGACGGCAGCAGCGTGATCACCAAGCATCCGGGCACCGCTGGCGCCGTCACCGTGGACACCGTCACCGCCCAGTTGCTCTACGAGATCGGCGGCGAACGCTACTACGGCCCCGACGTCACCACACGTCTCGACAGCATCCGACTGTCCCAGGAAGCGCCCGACCGGGTCCTCGTGGACGGCGTCACCGGGGAAGCGCCGCCCGCGACGCTGAAGGTGTCCTGCAACGCGCTCGGCGGCTTCCGCAACCAGGTTGCCATGGTGCTGACCGGCCTGGACATCGACGCCAAGGCCGACCTCGCGCGACGCGGCTTCGAGCAAGCCCTGAAAACCCAACCCGCACAGATCGATTGGGAACTCACCAAGACCGCAGTCGCCGACGCTGACACCGAAGAAGGCGCCTCCGCCAAGCTCATCGTCACCGCCCGTGACAAGGACCCCAAGGTCGTGGGCCGGGCCTTCAGCAACGCCGGCGTCGAGATCGCGTTGGCCAGCTACCCCGGCTTCCATTCGATGACCCCGCCGGCCGACGCCACGGCGTACGGCGTCTTCACGCCGGGCTTCATCCCCCAGGAAGAGGTTGACCACCGGGTGACCCTTCCCGACGGTACCCAGCTGACGATCGAGGCCCCGGGTGACTACCTGACCGAGACGGCGATCGAGGCGCCGGCCACCGGTCCGGCGCCCGCCGGCGATACCGTGCGCGCCCCCCTCGGCCGGGTCGCCGGAGCGCGAAGCGGCGACAAGGGCGGCAGCGCCAACATCGGCGTATGGGCCCGCGACGACGCCGGATTCGCCTGGCTGGCAGAGGCTCTCACGACCGACACGCTCCGGGAGCTGCTTCCTGAAACCGCTGACCTCGCGATCCACCGCACCGTCTTCCCGAATCTGCGGGCGGTGAACTTCCTCATCGAGGACCTGCTCGGTGAGGGCGTCGCCTACCAGGCCCGCTTCGACCCGCAGGCCAAGGGCCTCGGCGAATGGCTGCGCGGTCGCTACCTCGACATCCCCACAGCCCTGCTACCCCAGGAAGGCCACTGA
- a CDS encoding acyl-CoA dehydrogenase family protein, whose protein sequence is MNPWQTDELRALRDTVTRFTKDQILPYQDQWEIDGELPRELSKKAGALGILGAGYPEEAGGGGGGLRESVTVTEALLEAGAAGGVPASMITTGINVPHLIAAGDPWQIDRWVRPALDGDIIGSLAITEPGGGSDVGGLRTTARRDGDEYVVNGAKTFITSGTRADFVVTAVRTGGPDLPRARGVSLVVIEKGMPGFTVSKKLQKMGWHCSDTAELSFEDVRVPVRHLVGEENTGFAQIGAHFVSERIWLAAQAYSHAQRCLDLSVQWCRDRVTFGEPLISRQSVQDTLADMARKIDLARTYTHAVVDQALSGDTTDLIPRVCFAKNTATEYGEWVADRAVQLFGGMGYLTEGEVERQYRDMRILGIGGGTVEILRQLAARNLGLTA, encoded by the coding sequence ATGAACCCCTGGCAGACCGACGAACTGCGTGCCTTGCGCGACACCGTCACCCGCTTCACCAAGGACCAGATCCTGCCCTACCAGGACCAGTGGGAGATCGACGGCGAACTCCCCCGCGAACTGTCCAAGAAAGCCGGCGCCCTCGGCATCCTCGGCGCCGGCTACCCGGAGGAGGCTGGCGGTGGCGGCGGTGGCCTGCGCGAGTCGGTGACCGTCACCGAGGCACTGCTGGAGGCCGGCGCCGCGGGCGGCGTTCCGGCGTCGATGATCACCACCGGTATCAACGTGCCGCACCTGATCGCCGCCGGCGACCCGTGGCAGATCGACCGCTGGGTCCGCCCCGCCCTGGACGGCGACATCATCGGCTCCCTGGCCATCACCGAGCCCGGTGGCGGCTCCGACGTGGGCGGCCTGCGCACCACCGCCCGCCGCGACGGCGACGAGTACGTCGTGAACGGCGCCAAGACCTTCATCACCTCCGGCACCCGCGCCGACTTCGTGGTCACCGCGGTGCGCACCGGCGGCCCGGATCTGCCTCGCGCCCGGGGCGTTTCGCTGGTGGTGATCGAGAAGGGCATGCCTGGCTTCACGGTCAGCAAGAAGCTGCAGAAGATGGGCTGGCACTGCTCCGACACCGCCGAGCTGAGCTTCGAGGACGTCCGCGTGCCGGTACGCCACCTGGTCGGCGAGGAGAACACCGGCTTCGCGCAGATCGGTGCGCACTTCGTCAGTGAACGTATCTGGCTTGCGGCACAGGCGTATTCGCACGCCCAGCGCTGCCTGGACCTGAGCGTCCAGTGGTGCCGCGACCGCGTTACCTTTGGCGAACCGCTGATCAGCCGCCAGTCGGTCCAGGACACCCTCGCGGACATGGCCCGCAAGATCGACCTGGCCCGCACCTACACCCACGCCGTCGTCGACCAGGCCCTGTCCGGGGACACCACCGATCTGATCCCGCGGGTCTGCTTCGCCAAGAACACCGCCACCGAGTACGGCGAGTGGGTGGCTGACCGCGCCGTGCAGCTCTTCGGCGGGATGGGTTATCTGACCGAGGGTGAGGTGGAGCGGCAGTACCGCGACATGCGCATCCTGGGCATCGGCGGCGGCACGGTGGAGATCCTGCGGCAGTTGGCGGCACGCAACCTGGGGCTGACTGCATGA
- a CDS encoding acyl-CoA carboxylase subunit beta, whose amino-acid sequence MSTLTSTLDPTSPDYAANVTAMQEKLAEIDGELAKAVDGGGERSNTRHASRGKMTARARIELLLDRDSPFLELCPLAGYGSEFTVGGSIAGGIGVVNGVECMIVATDPTVKGGATNPWAMRKSLRLQTIALENRLPVISLVESGGADLPRQLEIFIPGGRSFKNLTNLSKAGIPTIALVFGNSTAGGAYLPGMSDHIVMIKERSKVFLAGPPLVKAATGEVSNDEELGGAEMHARVSGLADYFAEDEQDAIRIGRQIVGRLNWSKAGPKPRALATAPRYDEEELLGVVPPDLKVPFDPKEVIARVVDDSQFDEFKPLFGTSLVTGWADVHGYPIGILANARGALFNEDALKATQFIQLANRYNTPLLFLHNTTGYMVGKDYEQRGIIKHGAMMINAVSNSTVPHISILLGSSYGAGHYGMCGRPYDPRFLFTWPSARSSVMGAQQLAEVTYNVSKASAEAQGKPFDDEGALAIKAAIEHQIDAESLPLVLSGMVYDDGIIDPRDTRTVLGMTLSAIHSAPVEGTGEFGVFRM is encoded by the coding sequence ATGAGCACGCTCACCTCAACCCTGGATCCCACGAGCCCGGACTACGCCGCCAACGTGACGGCGATGCAGGAGAAGCTGGCCGAGATCGACGGGGAACTGGCCAAGGCCGTCGACGGCGGCGGCGAACGGTCCAACACCCGGCACGCGTCCCGCGGCAAGATGACGGCTCGCGCCCGCATCGAGTTGCTGCTGGACCGCGATTCGCCGTTCCTGGAGTTGTGCCCGCTGGCCGGCTACGGCAGCGAGTTCACCGTCGGCGGCAGCATCGCCGGCGGCATCGGGGTGGTCAACGGCGTCGAGTGCATGATCGTGGCCACCGACCCCACCGTGAAGGGCGGCGCCACCAACCCCTGGGCGATGCGCAAGTCGCTGCGGCTGCAGACGATCGCCCTGGAGAACCGGCTGCCGGTAATCTCGCTGGTCGAGTCCGGTGGCGCCGACCTGCCCCGGCAGTTGGAGATCTTCATCCCCGGCGGTCGCTCCTTCAAGAACCTCACCAACCTGTCCAAGGCGGGCATCCCCACCATCGCCCTGGTCTTCGGCAACTCCACCGCCGGCGGCGCCTACCTACCCGGGATGAGCGATCACATCGTGATGATCAAGGAACGCTCCAAGGTGTTCCTGGCCGGGCCGCCGCTGGTGAAGGCGGCCACCGGCGAAGTCAGCAACGACGAGGAACTCGGCGGCGCAGAGATGCACGCCCGGGTCTCCGGTCTGGCGGACTACTTCGCCGAGGACGAGCAGGACGCCATCCGGATCGGTCGGCAGATCGTCGGCCGACTGAACTGGAGCAAGGCCGGGCCGAAGCCTCGGGCGCTGGCCACCGCTCCCCGGTACGACGAAGAGGAGTTGCTCGGCGTCGTACCACCGGATCTGAAGGTGCCCTTCGACCCCAAGGAGGTCATCGCCCGAGTCGTCGATGACTCGCAGTTCGATGAGTTCAAGCCACTCTTCGGTACCTCGCTGGTCACCGGTTGGGCGGACGTGCACGGCTACCCGATCGGGATCCTGGCCAACGCCCGCGGCGCCCTCTTCAACGAAGACGCCCTGAAGGCAACCCAATTCATCCAGTTGGCGAACCGCTACAACACTCCGCTGCTCTTCCTGCACAACACCACCGGCTACATGGTCGGCAAGGACTACGAGCAGCGCGGCATCATCAAGCACGGTGCGATGATGATCAACGCCGTCTCCAACTCGACCGTCCCCCACATCTCGATCCTGCTCGGATCCTCCTACGGCGCAGGGCATTACGGCATGTGTGGGCGACCCTATGACCCCAGATTCCTCTTCACCTGGCCCAGTGCGCGGTCCTCGGTGATGGGCGCGCAGCAGTTGGCCGAGGTCACCTACAACGTGTCCAAGGCGTCGGCGGAGGCGCAGGGCAAGCCGTTCGACGACGAGGGCGCCCTGGCGATCAAGGCCGCGATCGAGCACCAGATCGACGCCGAGTCCCTACCCCTGGTCCTGTCCGGGATGGTCTACGACGACGGGATCATCGACCCGCGCGACACTCGCACCGTCCTGGGCATGACCTTGTCCGCGATCCACTCCGCACCAGTGGAAGGCACCGGCGAGTTCGGTGTCTTCCGGATGTGA
- a CDS encoding acetyl/propionyl/methylcrotonyl-CoA carboxylase subunit alpha yields MYSPTIKTAPIGRVLVANRGEIARRVFRTCRDRGIDTVAVFSDADRDAAFVREADRAVHLPGSAPADTYLRGDLIIAAALTSGAHAIHPGYGFLSENADFAQSVLDAGLVWLGPPPAAIAAMGLKIESKAMMADAGVPVLTRLQPDAVTEKDLPVLIKASAGGGGRGMRVVRFLADLPGEIETAAREAKSAFGDETVFCERYVETGRHIEVQIMADTHGTVWAVGERECSIQRRHQKVFEEAPAPLVERVGPGMRDRLYDAARAAAKAVDYVGAGTVEFLADHDGEFFFLEMNTRLQVEHPVTENVTGLDLVGLQLDVATGLPLSGAEPTMRGWSIEARLYAEDPAADWQPQSGTMSGFVVPGVTEQFTLTPQRGIRLDSGTEAGDTIGVHYDPMLAKVIATAPTRPEACRLLAKTLQDSVIEGVVTNRDLLVGVLRDPEFLSGEFDTGYFNTHDPAELTRAQRISPPLAAVVAAVADAARERATATVDADLPSGWRNVVSAAQNRTYLHDEDEIAVGYRFTRDGVVVTTPALDELRIVSVAPDRVEVEQAGLRTRYRVGRSSVRDEQRVHVQGPDGSLTLGVVPRFVDPSTLATPGSLVAPMPGVVSRVAVSEGDTVTQGQPLLWLEAMKMEHAVLATADGVVTQLVAQGTQVEPGAVLAVVSDE; encoded by the coding sequence GTGTATTCACCCACCATCAAGACCGCGCCCATCGGCCGGGTGCTCGTCGCCAACCGTGGTGAGATCGCCCGCCGGGTGTTCCGGACCTGCCGCGATCGCGGAATCGACACCGTCGCGGTGTTCTCCGACGCGGACCGGGACGCCGCGTTCGTCCGCGAAGCCGACCGGGCGGTCCACCTGCCCGGCTCCGCACCAGCCGACACGTATCTGCGCGGTGACCTGATCATCGCCGCAGCGCTGACCTCCGGCGCGCACGCCATCCACCCCGGGTACGGATTCCTCTCGGAGAACGCCGATTTCGCGCAGTCCGTGCTGGACGCCGGCCTGGTCTGGCTCGGTCCGCCACCGGCCGCGATCGCCGCGATGGGCTTGAAGATCGAGTCCAAGGCGATGATGGCCGACGCGGGCGTGCCGGTGCTGACCCGGTTGCAGCCGGATGCCGTCACCGAGAAGGATCTACCCGTCCTGATCAAGGCATCGGCGGGCGGCGGCGGCCGCGGGATGCGCGTCGTACGTTTCCTCGCCGATCTGCCCGGTGAGATCGAAACCGCTGCGCGGGAGGCGAAGTCGGCCTTCGGCGATGAGACCGTCTTCTGTGAACGGTACGTCGAGACCGGCCGGCACATCGAGGTCCAGATCATGGCCGACACGCACGGGACGGTGTGGGCGGTCGGTGAGCGGGAGTGCTCGATCCAGCGCCGGCACCAGAAGGTGTTCGAGGAAGCGCCCGCGCCCCTGGTCGAACGCGTCGGTCCGGGCATGCGGGATCGCCTGTACGACGCGGCGCGGGCCGCCGCCAAGGCCGTCGACTACGTGGGGGCCGGGACCGTGGAGTTCCTGGCCGACCACGACGGCGAGTTCTTCTTCCTGGAGATGAACACCCGTCTGCAGGTCGAGCACCCGGTGACCGAGAACGTCACCGGTCTGGATCTGGTCGGCCTGCAACTGGACGTGGCCACCGGGTTGCCACTGAGCGGGGCCGAACCGACGATGCGCGGCTGGTCGATCGAGGCCCGGCTCTACGCCGAGGATCCGGCCGCCGACTGGCAGCCGCAGTCCGGCACGATGTCCGGCTTCGTCGTACCGGGCGTGACCGAGCAGTTCACGCTCACCCCGCAGCGGGGCATCCGGCTGGACTCCGGCACCGAAGCCGGGGACACCATCGGTGTGCACTACGACCCGATGCTGGCCAAGGTCATCGCGACCGCACCGACCCGGCCTGAGGCCTGCCGGTTGCTGGCAAAGACGTTGCAGGACAGCGTGATCGAGGGTGTCGTCACCAACCGCGACCTTCTCGTCGGCGTGCTGCGCGACCCGGAGTTCCTCTCCGGGGAGTTCGACACCGGCTACTTCAACACCCACGACCCGGCGGAACTCACCCGCGCGCAACGGATCTCACCGCCGTTGGCCGCGGTGGTCGCCGCCGTCGCTGACGCGGCGCGCGAGCGGGCCACCGCCACGGTGGATGCCGACCTGCCGTCCGGCTGGCGCAACGTGGTGTCCGCGGCCCAGAACCGCACCTACCTGCACGACGAGGACGAGATCGCCGTGGGGTACCGGTTCACCCGGGACGGGGTGGTTGTCACCACCCCAGCGCTGGATGAGTTGCGGATCGTGTCCGTGGCACCGGACCGGGTGGAGGTCGAGCAGGCGGGATTGCGCACCCGCTACCGGGTGGGCCGATCCAGCGTGCGCGATGAGCAGCGGGTGCACGTGCAGGGCCCGGACGGCTCGCTGACGCTGGGCGTTGTCCCACGCTTCGTCGACCCGTCGACCCTGGCGACTCCGGGGTCGCTGGTTGCCCCGATGCCGGGGGTGGTGTCCCGGGTCGCCGTCAGCGAAGGCGACACGGTCACGCAGGGGCAACCGCTGTTGTGGCTGGAGGCGATGAAGATGGAGCACGCCGTGCTCGCGACCGCCGACGGCGTCGTGACTCAGTTGGTCGCCCAGGGCACCCAGGTCGAACCCGGCGCGGTGCTGGCTGTGGTCAGCGATGAGTGA
- a CDS encoding enoyl-CoA hydratase family protein, which produces MSEELVHYEVADGVATITLDSPHNRNALSDPLVTSLNELLQQADSSSDVRVVVLTHTGGTFCAGADLSSAAALPPGADPVTARGQALADVLRAILALGKPVVARLDGHVRAGGMGLVGACDMVIAGPRTTFALTEARLGLAPSVISLTVLPRLSSRAAADLALTGRVLTALEGAERGWVTRAVPDSADVDGATRGVLDDLLKCSPQGLAETKLLLNRPLLQRFDADREIVVEQSARLFASDDAREGMTAFLQKRPPRWAQ; this is translated from the coding sequence ATGAGTGAGGAACTGGTCCACTACGAGGTGGCTGACGGGGTTGCCACCATCACCTTAGACTCGCCGCACAACCGCAACGCGCTGTCCGACCCCTTGGTGACATCGCTCAACGAGCTGCTGCAGCAGGCCGACTCATCCTCGGACGTGCGGGTCGTCGTGCTCACCCACACCGGGGGCACCTTCTGCGCGGGAGCCGACCTGTCCAGCGCTGCCGCCCTCCCGCCGGGTGCGGACCCGGTCACCGCGCGCGGCCAGGCCCTCGCCGACGTGCTGCGGGCGATCCTCGCACTGGGCAAACCGGTGGTGGCCCGGCTCGATGGGCACGTGCGAGCCGGCGGCATGGGGCTGGTCGGAGCATGCGACATGGTGATCGCCGGCCCGCGAACGACCTTTGCGTTGACCGAAGCACGCCTGGGTCTGGCGCCGTCCGTGATTTCATTGACCGTGCTTCCGCGACTCAGCAGCCGTGCCGCTGCGGACCTCGCGCTCACGGGACGGGTGCTGACCGCGCTGGAAGGTGCCGAACGCGGCTGGGTGACCCGCGCCGTACCCGACTCGGCGGATGTCGACGGAGCCACCCGGGGCGTCCTGGACGACCTGTTGAAGTGCTCCCCCCAGGGCCTGGCAGAGACCAAGCTGCTGCTGAATCGCCCTCTCCTGCAGCGGTTCGACGCGGACCGGGAGATTGTCGTCGAACAGTCCGCACGGCTGTTCGCCAGCGATGACGCACGAGAGGGCATGACCGCTTTCCTGCAGAAGCGGCCGCCCCGGTGGGCGCAGTGA
- a CDS encoding TetR/AcrR family transcriptional regulator, whose amino-acid sequence MTTTDREIREPKQDRSRATRQRLLQAAITCLARDGWDNATVANIAAEAGISRGAAQHHFPTREDLNFAALDYIFERRREAMSSLETDLQGPHRQRRAVSLLIEYYADDFFKAALQVWTAAAADKALRDRLVPLERRLGRGTHEMAVRLLNADDSDPRTRRLIQATLDLARGLGLADVLTDDSRRRQQIAAEWGAVLESSIKTR is encoded by the coding sequence GTGACCACCACCGATCGCGAGATCCGCGAGCCGAAGCAGGACCGCAGTCGGGCCACCCGGCAACGGTTGCTGCAGGCCGCGATCACCTGCTTGGCCCGGGACGGCTGGGACAACGCGACCGTCGCCAACATCGCGGCCGAGGCCGGTATCAGCCGTGGCGCCGCGCAGCACCACTTCCCGACCCGGGAGGACCTGAACTTCGCGGCGTTGGACTACATCTTCGAGCGCCGCCGTGAGGCGATGAGTTCCCTGGAGACCGACCTGCAGGGGCCACACCGGCAGCGGCGCGCCGTCAGCCTGCTGATCGAGTACTACGCCGACGACTTCTTCAAAGCCGCGCTCCAGGTCTGGACCGCCGCCGCAGCCGACAAGGCGCTGCGGGACCGCTTGGTCCCCCTGGAACGGCGACTGGGCCGGGGTACCCACGAGATGGCGGTCCGGTTGCTGAACGCCGACGACTCCGACCCGCGGACCCGCCGACTCATCCAGGCCACCCTCGACCTCGCTCGTGGCCTCGGCCTGGCCGACGTACTCACCGACGACTCGAGGCGGCGCCAGCAGATCGCTGCCGAGTGGGGCGCCGTCCTCGAGTCGTCGATCAAGACCCGCTGA
- a CDS encoding SDR family oxidoreductase: protein MTDLTGQSVLVIGGGKNLGLAIARKAAALGATVTIGVRSAQDAAGDEFRVVALDITDEDSIAAAAAELGTIDHIVSTAAAHHNVAVADLDKAATVTAFDAKVVGPLLVAKHFDVTGSIVLFSGVAAWQPSPGYAVMGITNGAVAFAVAALAKELAPVRVNAISPGIIDSGTYDAMPDADREAFFAGVAQGNLAGRVGRTEDIVDAVAWLWGAGFVSGETIHVEGGARAA, encoded by the coding sequence ATGACGGACCTGACCGGCCAGAGCGTGCTGGTGATCGGCGGCGGCAAGAATCTGGGATTGGCCATCGCGCGGAAGGCGGCGGCGCTCGGCGCAACGGTGACGATCGGCGTACGTTCGGCCCAGGACGCGGCGGGCGATGAGTTCCGGGTGGTCGCCCTCGACATCACCGACGAGGACTCGATTGCCGCTGCTGCAGCGGAACTGGGCACCATTGATCACATCGTCTCGACGGCGGCCGCGCACCACAACGTGGCTGTCGCCGATCTCGACAAGGCGGCTACCGTCACCGCGTTCGACGCCAAGGTCGTTGGCCCGTTGCTGGTGGCCAAGCATTTCGACGTGACCGGCTCGATCGTGCTCTTCTCCGGGGTCGCGGCCTGGCAGCCGTCGCCGGGGTACGCGGTCATGGGCATCACCAACGGCGCCGTCGCGTTCGCGGTGGCGGCATTGGCCAAGGAGTTGGCGCCGGTGCGAGTGAATGCGATCTCGCCGGGGATCATCGACTCCGGGACCTACGACGCGATGCCGGACGCGGACCGCGAGGCGTTCTTCGCGGGCGTGGCGCAGGGCAATCTGGCTGGGCGGGTCGGCAGGACCGAGGACATCGTCGATGCGGTGGCGTGGCTGTGGGGTGCCGGTTTCGTCAGCGGCGAGACCATCCACGTGGAGGGCGGTGCCCGCGCGGCGTGA
- a CDS encoding winged helix-turn-helix transcriptional regulator, protein MAKAYDVMAPTCPSRVVLHRIGARWTVFVVTALADGPLRFTELKRHIAGITPKVLTETLRALEYDGLVARVDKGGHPPYVEYRLTALGRSLLEPLSAVREWAETHVPQVERANRLSDDRAASTPPEATARSRRS, encoded by the coding sequence ATGGCGAAGGCGTACGACGTGATGGCACCGACCTGTCCGAGTCGGGTGGTGCTGCACCGGATCGGCGCGCGTTGGACGGTCTTCGTGGTAACCGCACTGGCCGACGGGCCGCTGCGGTTCACCGAGTTGAAACGGCACATCGCCGGCATCACACCGAAGGTCCTGACGGAGACGTTGCGGGCGCTGGAGTACGACGGACTGGTCGCCCGCGTGGACAAAGGCGGCCACCCGCCGTACGTCGAATATCGCCTCACCGCACTCGGCCGCTCACTCCTGGAGCCACTCAGCGCGGTCCGCGAATGGGCCGAGACCCACGTGCCACAGGTGGAACGAGCCAACCGCCTCAGCGACGATCGAGCAGCTTCCACCCCGCCGGAAGCAACAGCGCGATCGCGGCGATCTTGA
- a CDS encoding biotin transporter BioY: MRLPYLNSVHLNGVQQARTRRTQLEVPMSLDATHNAAIAVPRGKVRVLADVLPGGLARDVALVAATVLLLIGAGQVTIPLPWTPVPLSLGTFAVIASGAALGSVRGLAAVAIYFLAGIAGAPVFAQHTSGWHFASFGYLIGMVVAAPLVGYLAERGWSRTIPTMAISAAIGSLVVYAFGVPWLMHFVGADFGTALKLGVTPFLIGDGLKIAAIALLLPAGWKLLDRR; this comes from the coding sequence ATGCGGCTACCGTACCTGAACAGTGTTCACCTGAACGGTGTTCAGCAAGCCCGTACCCGGCGTACGCAACTGGAGGTCCCGATGAGTCTCGATGCCACACACAACGCGGCGATTGCCGTACCACGCGGCAAGGTCCGGGTACTGGCCGACGTGCTGCCCGGTGGGCTGGCCCGCGACGTCGCGCTCGTTGCGGCCACGGTCCTGCTGCTGATCGGTGCCGGCCAGGTGACCATCCCGCTGCCGTGGACGCCGGTGCCGCTGTCGCTGGGCACGTTCGCGGTGATCGCCTCCGGCGCCGCGCTGGGCTCCGTGCGCGGGTTGGCGGCTGTCGCCATCTACTTCCTGGCCGGGATCGCGGGCGCACCGGTCTTCGCGCAGCACACCAGTGGCTGGCACTTCGCCTCCTTCGGCTACCTGATCGGGATGGTGGTCGCCGCTCCGCTGGTCGGCTACCTCGCCGAGCGCGGCTGGTCGCGCACCATCCCGACTATGGCCATCTCAGCGGCGATCGGCTCATTGGTGGTCTACGCGTTCGGCGTGCCGTGGTTGATGCACTTCGTCGGCGCTGACTTCGGCACCGCCCTGAAGCTGGGGGTGACGCCGTTCCTGATCGGTGACGGGCTCAAGATCGCCGCGATCGCGCTGTTGCTTCCGGCGGGGTGGAAGCTGCTCGATCGTCGCTGA